AGGTTTCTCTTTTTGTAATAATGATTTTTCATGTATCCGGCTTCCTCTTCTTCGGAAATCCCTGTTTTGTTTTCATAGCTTCCCACGTACCTCGTCATCCCGACGATGATAAAATCATCACTATCGATACGCTCCCGCAGCCGTTCCAAAAACGGCAGATCGGTATTGCAGGTCCTGCAGTCCCAGGTGAAAAAATCGAGTAACAGCACCTTTCCCGTTTGTTCGGACAGATTGCCGGGCATTCCCTTGCCGATCACATGGTCACAGGAGGGGTTTATCGCCTTGCCGCCGAGTACCTGCAGTCTTTTCTCATATATCCCGAGCTGGACCTTGTCTCGTTCGTCCGAAAACTCATCCCGCGCCTGACGCAGTACTTTGTATGCTTCCTCGAGTTCTCCGATTCTGCTCATGATAAACATTCTCAATCCGGCGATATAGAGCAGCGGGACCTTGTTCTTCAATTCGGGATCCGCTTTGATCGAATCGAGTAGTGTCGTCGCCAACCGGTAATACACCCGCGCTTCCCGGTAAGCCCCTGTCTCGGCATATCCCAGCGACAGCATGAAGTAGCAGTAAAGTTGTTCGTCCGGTGGAAAAATGGCAATGGTGACGTAATTCAGGATCTCGCCGGGTTCGATAAGGTATGCGTTCGAAAAATAAAGCTGGATCAGGGATTTTTCGTATTTTGTATCCGCGTATCTGATGAAAAGGGTTTTCGCGATCGTGATCAGCATGAGTTCGTCGTGGGCGATATCGGCGATTTCAATGAGACCCTCGAGATCCTCCTTTGACCGGTCTTCAAGAGAAATCCCTTCGAGAAACCGCATTGCCGTTTCCGCCCTCAGGTTCATTTCCCGGTAATATCTGTCGTGCGTTTCCAGATAGGCGTTACCCTTTTTTTCCTGCAGCGACTTCTCGATTTTCACGGCCGCAAGGCGCATGCTTTCAAGCTTCGCAAGCTGTTCTTCGACCGTACCCGCATCCTCCTGTCCGCACGAGCAAATTGCCAGGAGAAATAGCAGCATGAAAGGCCGTATGGTTTTCATCATCATCGATTAATTCCTTTCCCCGTTTACCGGCATTATAGCAACGGTCTATTTTGGAACAACCATTCCCTCGAGGGTCAGCATCGGTTGTGTCTCCGGAATGTTCGTCTGAACGGTAATCACTTTTGCCATATATCCCGAAAAACCAGTTGTCCGTATGTCTCCGGAAATGACACCGCTGCCGCCGGGTTCGATTACTCTGTCGAATCGTTCAATCGATAGACACCAGCATGACAGTAAAAGATCATTGATGACAAGCACTTCGCTTCCGGGATTCGAAAAAGAAAATGAATACGGGACACGATCCCCTTCCCGTACTTCACCGAAATTGACCGCGTCTTTCTCGAATACGATTGCGGGTCCCTTGATCGTTTTTCCGAAACATCCCGGTAATAAAAACAGGATAATGGTAAAAAACAAAAAAATCCCGGTTGATCGTTTGCTTTCGACAGACATTTCTTTTTTTCCCTGTATCAGTTGTACAAATTCCTCGTAAAAAAATCAACCCGTTCTTCCCTCGCCGAACCCTCTTCATATCGAGGCCCCCTTTTTATGAATATCGTGATTACCGTCATCGGACAGGTCCGATTCCCGACGTCGCCATCCCGGCCGGCCGCAGGATGTCGCATTTACATAATAACGGTGAACCGGTATACTTACCGCTGTTGATGCCGAGGTATTTATCCGGCGGGACGGGGAGGACAAACGAATATGGAGAAAAAACTCATCATCATGATCGTAACGATATCGATAACGGCGGTTATCGTCTGTGTAACCGGATTTGTCCTTATTCCGGAGTTGTCCGGAAATCCGTCTGTACGAAACGTGAAAGCATTGCTTGCCGACTACGATATCCCGGGGGCATTCGCTTCCGCCGAAAAGGGAATCGGGCTTTTCCCCGACAACGTGTCTTTGCGGCTGTTTCTGTTGAAGACGGTCAATATCTCGTTTTACTGTGCTTATCCTTTCTACTACGGTTTCAGCAATCACCCCCTGGTGATAGAAACGGTCGAACGATTCGGGAAGGGGACACACGCGGAACTGGTATCGGAAACCGGGCATTATTTCTGGATAAAAAACGAAAAGGACAGGGCGATACCATATTTCGAGAAGGCGGTCGAACTCGATCCCGGTTATTACCAGCCATACAATTTTTTGGGGAATTATTATTACGAGACCGATCTCGCCCGCGCGGTCCAATATTACGAAAAACTCTTCGCGTTGAAACCCGAGTCCCTCGACTTTCTGGGTATCTCCATCATCGACGAGTACATCGACAACCGTATCATCGGGAATACGGGGGTGAAACGGCTTTTTCTGAACGATCCTTCCCCGAGGATCCTCGATAATCTTTCCTTATTCAAGCGGTTGGAGTTTTTACAGCTGACCGGTCCTTCGGTGACAGACGGTTATTCGGGCTATATCCGGAAATCCCCGCACCTGAAAGCCCTCTGTCTCCGACTCAATTCGATATCACGGATCGAACAACTCGACGGCCTCGATGACCTCCTGTTTCTCGCAATCAACGACAATACACTGGACAAAATTGAAAATATCGGGCTTCTCGGCAATCTCAAGGTACTCGACCTGCGGGGAAACCGGATCTCCGCGATCGCGGGTCCGGAAAGTCCGCCTCACATCGAACGGCTTTATCTGAGTCACAACATGATAACGAAGATTGAAAACCTCGAAGGGTTGGCCGGCCTCAGGCACCTCGATCTCTACGACAACCTGATACAAAGGATCGAAAACCTCGACCGCCTTCCCGATCTCGAAATCCTCAATCTCTATTTCAACCGAATCACGACCATCGAGAACCTCGATTCGTCAGGGAACCTCAAACACCTTTACCTCAGGGGAAATTCGATCTCGAAGCTGGAGAACCTCGACGGTCTTTCCGGCCTCGAAACCCTCGACCTTTACGGGAACCTGATCGAAACCATCGAAAACCTCGAGGGGTTGACCGGCCTCACGATACTCAATCTCTGTAAAAACAAAATCGAGCGGATCGAACATCTCGATACCCTCGTGAATCTGAGGGAACTCGATCTGCGGATGAACAGGATTGATGCGATCCGGAATCTCGAACGGCTGACGAATCTCCGTAGCCTTTCATTGAGTTATAACGGCATCCGGAAAATCGAGAACCTCGACGCATTACGGAACCTGGAAACTCTTTATATGAGTGTGACCGAAATCGAAAGGATCGAAAACCTCGAAAGGCTGACCAACCTGAAACACCTCTTCCTGGGCGGGGCGCACATCAAAAAAATCGAAAACCTCGATACACTGACACGGCTTCAAACCCTATACATGAGCGGCAACGAGATAAGCAGGCTCGAAAACCTGTCGGCACTGACGAACCTCACCTCCCTCAATCTCGGCACCAACCTCATCGAAAAAATCGAGAACATCGGGACGCTGTCGCACCTCGAAACCCTCGATCTGTACGAGAACAGGATCGCCATACTCGGAAATGTCGACGGTCTGACCGGCCTCAGGAGGCTGTATCTCGGGAACAACCGCTTTGGAACCGGGGATGAAACCGTGCTTCAAATTCCCGCCTCGCTGAGAAACCTGAAAGCCCTCGCTATCGGCGGCCCCGGCTATATGGAACCGGGACACATCCGAGATCTCCGGGGCCTCGAATACCTGGAAGCTATCGAGGAACTCGAGTTTTCGTATCAGGACCTGAGCAAACTCCCCGATATTTCAACGTTAAAAAAACTGACCAAATTACATCTCGAAAAACACACTCACCTGGCGCCCCTCGATTTCAAGCGATTCCCCCCTTCGATCACCTCCATGATTCTCTGGAATGTCAACCTCACCGATCTCGACGGTATCGGGCATTGTGAAAATCTCCGCACCCTGTGGGTCGGCGACAATCCCCGTCTCGAAAGCATCGCCGGGGTGAACGACCTGAAACACCTCGAGGAACTGAACATCGGTCTGTGCAATAATCTGCCTGAATCCGAACTCCTTAATCTTCTATCGGTCGATACTCTGATGACGGCACTCGATCAATACCCGCCCCGTATCATCGAAGCACTTCAAATGAAAGGGATAACCGTCAAAATGTACTGATCGAAAACTTCGGACGATTCACCGGAACCCGTATCTTGACAAATTCACCTTCCGTATATTACATTATTATACGGCAATACAATGATAAGGACGTTATATGTATATTCTTGGAATATGGGACGGTCACGATTCCGGGATCGCGCTGCTTGAAAACGATACCATTCTCTTTGCGATCAACGAAGAACGGTTGTCGAGAAGAAAACTCGATATTGCCTTTCCGGAAAAATCGATCGAATATGCTTTGCGCTACGCGAATATAAAAAAGAAAGATGTCGGTGTCATTGCCGCTTCCACGACCGAATTCGCCAAAACATTATGGCGGTTGTTCCCGTTTCTGAAGGAAAGCTACTACCTGCTGCGACGCAGGAAAAAGGAATATTCCGCCCTCGATGCGGTCAAGAAACAGCTGAAATACAAGATTACGGAGCTACAGTTCGACCCTGTTTCACGATGGATCAGCACATCACTTTTAAAACGCAAACTGAAAAAGATGGGTTTCAGAAATTTCCGGTTGTCCCTTTTCGATCATCACTTCTGCCACGCGGCAAGCGCAGCCTTTTCGAGCGGATTCGATAAAGGTCTGGTCATTACCATCGACGGCATCGGGGACACCCTCTCGTGTACCATAAGCTCGTTTGTCGACGGAAAGCTCGAACGGATCAAGGCGGTTTCCGGGAGGAATTCTTTCGGGATATTTTTCGAACACGTCACCAATCTCCTCAACATGAGGGAACTCGAAGACGAGGGCAAGGTGATGGCCCTCGCCAATTACGCCCTGGTCATCGAGGACGATAAGAATCCCCTTCTCGATTTCTTTACCGTCAAGGGCCTCGAGGTGAGGGCACGATACGGATCGCTTAAAACCTATAAAAAACTGAAACAAATTCTCTGGAAATATCCTTCCGAACAGTTTGCCTATATGGCACAGCGTACACTGGAACTCAAAATTACGGAACTCGTCAGGAACGCCGTCAAGGAAACGGGATTGAAAAAACTCTGCCTTTCCGGGGGGACATGTTCCAATATAAAGGTAAACATGCTTCTCAAAAATCTGCCCGAAGTCGAGGATGTGTACATTTTCCCCCACATGGGAGACGGCGGGCTTGCTTTGGGAAGCGCGATGGCGGCGAATTACCGGCTCAACGGGAAATCACGATATGATGTTTCGAAGGTTTACTTCGGCCCGGAATATTCGGATGATTACATAAAAACCCTTCTTGAAAAAAGCGACCGGAACAAAATACGATACACCTTGAGTACGTCGATCGAAAAGGATGTCGCCGCAATTATCCATGAAGGAAATATCGTCTTCTGGTTTCAGGGGAGAATGGAGTACGGACCGCGGGCCCTCGGTAACAGAAGTATCCTGGCCCCGCCGCATTCACAGGAAATAAAAAACGAATTGAATCTCGTTCAAAAAAAACGGGTGTGGTATCAGCCGTTTTGTCCGTCCATGCTCTATGAGGATGCAAAGGAAATCCTTTTGGACCTCAAGGGAACGCCGAACGCCTTTATGACCATGGGGTACATGGTAAAAAAGGACAAACTGCCCCTGGTACAGGGGGTGATCAATATCGACGGTTCATGCAGACCACAGATCATCAGAAACGAAAATCCGCGATACAAGCGGCTGCTTCAAGAATATAAAAACCTGTCGGGAAGCGGAATACTGCTTAATACCAGTTTCAATATACACGGAGATCCCCTTGTCTGCTCGCCGGAGGACGCACTTGCCACATTTCTGAATACAAAAGCACGATATCTGGTTCTCGGTAATTACCTGGTGAGAAAACCATGAAGGGATCACCGGGTGAACCTCCCGCCGTCGACAACGGATTAATCGATAAAAATCCGCCCGCAGACCGTATATTCACCGTTAAAAACATCCTGATTGTCAATATACTCATAATCGCTTTCCTTGCGGTCGCCGCTTTCATCATACTTCTGCTATCCGGGATGCAGATCCACGAATTACATTCCTTTCTCGCCTCCTATTATGTATATCTGCTCGAGTTCAATTTCTTTCTTCTCCTCTGCGCGTGTTTCTTCAACATACGATATATCAGGGAAATATGCCGGGAAATCGGGAAAAAGCCCCTCCTTCTGCTGCTTTTATTGGCGGTTGCCGGGATGATCCTGGTATCGGCCGTCACCCCGCGTCACCACCGTTCTTTTTACGACGAGGACATCTATAACAGCATCGGCCAGTGCATTGCATCACCGCACAAACGGGCGGTCATGTGTAATGAAGGTTATTACGAAAACGGGGAACTGAATGTCGCTACGGAAGAATACAACAAGCAGCCGGCGGGTTACCCGCACCTTATCAGCATCATTTTCAGAATCTTCGGGACGAACGAAATCCATTCGTTCGTCATGAACAACGTCCTCTTCGGGTTGACGATCATCGTGGTTTTTTTTATTTCCTTTCTCCTGTTTAAAAACACCTTCGCGGGACTCATGGCTTCACTCGCCTTCTTCTGTATACCGGCCAACCT
This genomic window from Spirochaetales bacterium contains:
- a CDS encoding TlpA family protein disulfide reductase; this encodes MMMKTIRPFMLLFLLAICSCGQEDAGTVEEQLAKLESMRLAAVKIEKSLQEKKGNAYLETHDRYYREMNLRAETAMRFLEGISLEDRSKEDLEGLIEIADIAHDELMLITIAKTLFIRYADTKYEKSLIQLYFSNAYLIEPGEILNYVTIAIFPPDEQLYCYFMLSLGYAETGAYREARVYYRLATTLLDSIKADPELKNKVPLLYIAGLRMFIMSRIGELEEAYKVLRQARDEFSDERDKVQLGIYEKRLQVLGGKAINPSCDHVIGKGMPGNLSEQTGKVLLLDFFTWDCRTCNTDLPFLERLRERIDSDDFIIVGMTRYVGSYENKTGISEEEEAGYMKNHYYKKRNLTWPVAIGPALMYDYGIDSVPGYILIGKGGIVRDGYFNAGNFTYLERMIKALLAE
- a CDS encoding DUF1573 domain-containing protein translates to MSVESKRSTGIFLFFTIILFLLPGCFGKTIKGPAIVFEKDAVNFGEVREGDRVPYSFSFSNPGSEVLVINDLLLSCWCLSIERFDRVIEPGGSGVISGDIRTTGFSGYMAKVITVQTNIPETQPMLTLEGMVVPK
- a CDS encoding leucine-rich repeat protein; its protein translation is MEKKLIIMIVTISITAVIVCVTGFVLIPELSGNPSVRNVKALLADYDIPGAFASAEKGIGLFPDNVSLRLFLLKTVNISFYCAYPFYYGFSNHPLVIETVERFGKGTHAELVSETGHYFWIKNEKDRAIPYFEKAVELDPGYYQPYNFLGNYYYETDLARAVQYYEKLFALKPESLDFLGISIIDEYIDNRIIGNTGVKRLFLNDPSPRILDNLSLFKRLEFLQLTGPSVTDGYSGYIRKSPHLKALCLRLNSISRIEQLDGLDDLLFLAINDNTLDKIENIGLLGNLKVLDLRGNRISAIAGPESPPHIERLYLSHNMITKIENLEGLAGLRHLDLYDNLIQRIENLDRLPDLEILNLYFNRITTIENLDSSGNLKHLYLRGNSISKLENLDGLSGLETLDLYGNLIETIENLEGLTGLTILNLCKNKIERIEHLDTLVNLRELDLRMNRIDAIRNLERLTNLRSLSLSYNGIRKIENLDALRNLETLYMSVTEIERIENLERLTNLKHLFLGGAHIKKIENLDTLTRLQTLYMSGNEISRLENLSALTNLTSLNLGTNLIEKIENIGTLSHLETLDLYENRIAILGNVDGLTGLRRLYLGNNRFGTGDETVLQIPASLRNLKALAIGGPGYMEPGHIRDLRGLEYLEAIEELEFSYQDLSKLPDISTLKKLTKLHLEKHTHLAPLDFKRFPPSITSMILWNVNLTDLDGIGHCENLRTLWVGDNPRLESIAGVNDLKHLEELNIGLCNNLPESELLNLLSVDTLMTALDQYPPRIIEALQMKGITVKMY